A window of the Desulfobacula toluolica Tol2 genome harbors these coding sequences:
- a CDS encoding RNA polymerase sigma factor produces the protein MKNHKKIEQLVSEAVRGSKNALEEIIRRIQKPVYSLSLRMLFNPEDAEDTAQEILITIITNLHGYRHKGPFRAWAMRIAVNKLKNVRKSYAEKKMSNIDNLEGILDRYEAKGWFSKPREIPEPYLEAETRSVCTHALLLCLDRSHRLAFILGVVMEVSSQEGAQILDITPAAYRKRLSRARSRIKDFLLNNCALFNSSNRCRCKHILPAYLEKGWIDPEKPIFVRKKDDGEIPTKLGSYLKEMDELKKLSAVYKSISPSNFDFVDVVKSNFQNNLYRIISDPKLS, from the coding sequence ATGAAAAACCATAAAAAAATAGAACAACTCGTCTCAGAAGCCGTCCGGGGATCTAAAAATGCTTTGGAAGAAATAATCCGCCGAATACAAAAACCTGTTTATTCACTGTCACTGAGGATGCTGTTTAATCCGGAGGATGCCGAAGATACTGCCCAGGAGATATTGATTACAATTATTACCAATTTGCATGGGTATCGCCACAAAGGACCTTTTAGAGCATGGGCAATGCGAATTGCTGTCAATAAATTAAAAAATGTTCGCAAATCATATGCAGAAAAAAAAATGTCTAACATTGATAACCTGGAAGGAATTCTTGACAGATATGAAGCCAAAGGATGGTTTTCAAAACCTCGGGAAATACCGGAACCCTATCTTGAGGCGGAGACACGATCCGTTTGCACACATGCATTGCTGCTGTGCCTGGACCGTTCTCACAGACTGGCTTTCATATTAGGCGTAGTGATGGAAGTCAGCAGTCAAGAGGGAGCGCAGATATTAGATATTACACCGGCCGCATATCGGAAGCGACTGTCAAGGGCCAGGTCTCGAATTAAAGACTTTCTGCTAAATAATTGTGCTTTGTTCAATAGTTCGAACCGCTGCCGATGCAAACATATTTTGCCTGCCTACCTGGAAAAGGGCTGGATTGATCCTGAAAAACCAATATTTGTAAGAAAAAAAGATGACGGGGAAATACCGACTAAACTGGGAAGCTATTTGAAGGAAATGGATGAATTGAAGAAGTTGTCAGCTGTTTACAAATCAATCTCTCCATCAAATTTTGATTTTGTTGATGTTGTTAAAAGTAATTTTCAAAACAACCTATACAGAATCATTTCAGATCCCAAGCTCTCATAA
- a CDS encoding DUF3795 domain-containing protein, whose protein sequence is MTINPNFVSPCGLYCGVCAIHIADRDNNEKFKERLVKLYQGGVPGKGTLPNSRNLTTNDIKCSGCLSDNLFMHCKQCEIRDCVKEKGYSGCHQCDEFPCKYIENFSMAVGKKVILRSVPYRRKYGTKKWVEDEEARYFCPGCGNKVFRGAVKCNKCKEVLDLD, encoded by the coding sequence ATGACAATAAATCCGAATTTTGTTTCACCATGCGGACTTTACTGTGGCGTCTGTGCAATTCACATAGCTGATCGCGACAACAACGAAAAATTCAAAGAAAGACTTGTCAAGCTGTACCAAGGAGGTGTTCCCGGAAAAGGGACACTGCCCAACAGCCGGAATCTTACAACAAATGATATTAAATGCAGTGGGTGCCTGTCTGATAATCTTTTCATGCACTGCAAACAGTGTGAAATAAGAGATTGTGTTAAAGAAAAAGGATATAGCGGATGTCACCAGTGTGATGAATTTCCATGTAAATACATTGAAAATTTTTCAATGGCTGTCGGCAAAAAAGTTATTTTAAGGTCTGTTCCATACAGAAGAAAATATGGAACAAAAAAATGGGTAGAAGATGAAGAAGCCCGTTATTTTTGCCCCGGATGCGGGAATAAGGTTTTTCGAGGCGCTGTAAAATGTAACAAGTGCAAAGAAGTATTGGACCTGGACTGA
- a CDS encoding AAA family ATPase, with protein MGYLRINKIIYSGKNYYFESEDFDKNIVLIEGDNGTGKSTLCNLIYFALGGEVKVFRKSNDQRHTQITSDTDNYVDLLVTISDQNYVFRRYIGDNDITVIPYEIKITQIVDSETEHTVETKEIQFLGDSTEILPVNRQSDPFIFSDWILEKLGISVVEFYHGYSTFKINFTDLMRLMYHDQQPDPENIYKKIDDKSALVSDSEMLKNAIFELLIGKSYSDYYDSIVKEKKLLKKKALAKGLVEEYKLLADQMRKNDELKNISFLKAEIEKNEVQLDKLHGARLIFKNNRSVSGSLDPDIETYKSTIIENALLLSQKREHQINTFDERYKIASLLTETRSEIHKIEKIIFTHDKLNLFTADTCPYCLSKVEREDNHCVCGSPIEEDQYERFFYTSQEYKEILKSKVKTLETIKLAYDAYNQDINDIKASVSEIEGVIQVNRTKLEAALNKIDESIDVESLNDIDDRIIEVRKNISDLVQLSEMEEKLQKLQDEYDTARDEAKDAELARKELGIQAKRDVTSKVHTFSQKYNELMVDTLPDCRSARIRLENYLPLINDGEYKEASSRVSIRLMYYITMMHLSLDDSEITFPRFLLVDTPETAGIELDNLINCISKFEDLDSYYSNYQVIISTGLNKYPESLKENRVLYMPERKKDYMLLKEKEI; from the coding sequence ATGGGCTATTTGAGAATAAATAAAATCATATATTCTGGCAAAAACTATTATTTCGAGTCTGAGGATTTTGATAAAAATATTGTTTTAATCGAAGGGGACAACGGCACTGGAAAAAGCACCCTGTGCAATTTGATCTATTTCGCACTAGGCGGAGAAGTAAAAGTGTTCCGTAAAAGCAATGACCAACGACACACTCAGATTACTTCCGATACAGATAATTATGTTGATCTTCTCGTAACAATATCAGATCAAAATTATGTTTTTAGGCGCTACATTGGTGATAACGATATAACCGTGATCCCATACGAGATCAAAATTACCCAAATCGTAGATAGTGAAACGGAACATACTGTAGAAACCAAAGAAATCCAATTCCTTGGTGACAGCACAGAAATCCTTCCAGTTAATCGGCAGAGTGATCCTTTTATCTTTTCTGACTGGATTCTTGAGAAGCTTGGGATTTCAGTTGTTGAGTTCTACCATGGTTACTCAACTTTTAAGATCAATTTTACAGATTTGATGAGATTGATGTACCACGATCAGCAGCCAGACCCAGAGAATATTTACAAAAAAATCGATGATAAATCTGCGCTGGTTTCAGATTCGGAGATGTTGAAAAACGCTATATTTGAGCTGTTGATAGGTAAATCCTATTCAGATTATTATGATTCGATTGTTAAAGAAAAAAAGCTCTTAAAGAAAAAAGCTTTAGCTAAAGGGCTGGTTGAGGAATACAAACTGCTGGCTGATCAAATGCGTAAAAATGATGAGCTGAAGAATATTAGTTTTTTAAAGGCTGAAATTGAGAAAAATGAAGTACAACTTGATAAACTACATGGGGCACGACTGATCTTTAAGAATAATCGTTCTGTCTCCGGCAGTTTAGATCCCGATATTGAAACTTATAAGAGCACCATTATTGAAAATGCACTGTTGTTGAGTCAGAAAAGAGAGCACCAGATTAACACCTTCGATGAGAGATACAAGATCGCCAGCCTCCTTACAGAAACAAGAAGTGAAATTCATAAAATTGAGAAAATTATTTTTACTCATGACAAGTTAAACCTTTTTACAGCTGATACATGCCCATACTGTCTGAGTAAAGTTGAACGAGAAGATAACCATTGTGTTTGTGGATCTCCTATTGAGGAAGATCAGTATGAACGTTTTTTTTATACATCTCAGGAGTATAAAGAGATTTTAAAGTCCAAAGTCAAAACGCTTGAAACAATAAAACTTGCTTATGATGCTTATAATCAGGATATTAATGACATTAAAGCCAGTGTCTCAGAAATTGAAGGAGTCATCCAGGTAAATAGGACGAAACTGGAGGCCGCCTTAAATAAAATCGATGAGTCTATTGATGTGGAAAGCCTCAATGATATTGATGATAGAATAATCGAGGTCAGGAAAAATATTTCCGATCTGGTTCAACTCTCTGAGATGGAGGAAAAATTACAAAAACTTCAAGACGAATATGACACTGCACGAGACGAAGCAAAAGATGCCGAACTGGCCAGAAAAGAATTAGGAATTCAGGCTAAAAGAGACGTCACAAGCAAGGTCCACACTTTTAGTCAAAAATACAATGAACTTATGGTGGACACTCTACCGGATTGTCGGTCGGCAAGAATTCGGCTGGAGAATTACCTCCCCTTGATCAATGATGGTGAATATAAAGAAGCAAGCTCTCGTGTTTCAATTCGATTAATGTACTATATCACAATGATGCACCTTTCATTGGATGATTCAGAAATAACTTTCCCCAGATTTTTATTGGTAGACACACCGGAAACGGCCGGTATTGAATTAGATAACCTGATCAACTGCATCAGCAAGTTCGAGGATTTAGATTCATATTACAGCAATTATCAGGTCATTATCTCCACCGGTTTGAATAAATATCCAGAGTCCTTAAAAGAGAATCGGGTTCTGTATATGCCCGAGAGAAAAAAAGATTACATGCTCTTGAAAGAAAAGGAAATTTAA
- a CDS encoding tyrosine-type recombinase/integrase produces MSKRMKTKYPGVYYRDSQRVGGPGKEKVYYIVFKKDGKMIEEKVGRQYIDDLSPAKAARIRSERIEGKRLSRKEIKEQEEAKKAAEAGKYTIEKLWQEYKLNRPSGKSLKIDQGRYEKYIEPVFGRKEPQEIIKLDVDRVRIKLLKKLSPQTVKHILNLFTWIINYGTKNNLCHGISFHIQKPSVNNEKTEDLTPAELERLLKAIEEDENIEVGNMMKMALYTGMRRGEMFKLQWRNVNLDTGFILLKDPKGGPDQKIPINDIAKDLLNSIVRTKSPYVFPGRHGGMRTTLGVAGRRIRKNAGLPDDFRPMHGLRHVYASMLASSGKVDMYVLQKLMTHKSPKMTQRYAHLRDEALKDGAGQIDDIFKQASEKDKIIKIK; encoded by the coding sequence ATGTCAAAACGTATGAAAACAAAGTATCCTGGTGTTTATTACCGTGATTCACAAAGGGTTGGAGGCCCGGGAAAAGAAAAGGTCTATTATATTGTCTTCAAAAAAGACGGAAAAATGATTGAAGAAAAAGTTGGCCGTCAATACATTGATGACCTGTCCCCCGCAAAAGCTGCCCGGATCAGATCGGAACGAATTGAAGGAAAACGTTTATCAAGAAAAGAAATCAAAGAACAGGAAGAGGCAAAGAAGGCGGCGGAAGCCGGTAAGTATACCATAGAAAAATTGTGGCAAGAATACAAACTCAACCGCCCTTCTGGTAAAAGTCTAAAAATTGACCAAGGAAGGTATGAAAAATATATTGAACCTGTCTTTGGTAGAAAAGAACCACAGGAAATTATTAAACTTGACGTTGACCGGGTGAGAATAAAGCTCCTGAAAAAACTTTCACCGCAAACAGTAAAACATATTCTCAACCTTTTTACTTGGATCATAAACTATGGAACAAAAAACAATCTCTGTCATGGGATTTCCTTCCATATACAAAAACCATCTGTTAATAATGAAAAGACTGAAGACTTAACCCCGGCAGAATTAGAACGGTTATTAAAAGCCATTGAAGAAGATGAGAATATAGAAGTTGGTAATATGATGAAAATGGCTCTTTACACTGGCATGAGGCGGGGAGAAATGTTCAAGCTTCAGTGGAGGAATGTAAACCTTGATACTGGATTTATATTGCTTAAAGACCCTAAAGGTGGACCCGACCAAAAGATACCGATAAATGACATAGCCAAAGATTTGTTAAACAGTATTGTCCGAACGAAAAGCCCCTATGTTTTCCCTGGGCGGCATGGTGGAATGAGAACAACCTTGGGTGTAGCTGGCAGAAGAATAAGAAAGAATGCTGGCTTACCCGACGACTTTAGACCCATGCATGGCTTAAGGCACGTTTACGCTTCCATGCTGGCCTCTTCTGGTAAAGTTGATATGTATGTATTGCAAAAGCTCATGACCCATAAATCCCCAAAAATGACGCAACGATACGCACATTTAAGGGATGAAGCCTTGAAGGATGGTGCCGGGCAGATTGACGATATTTTTAAACAGGCATCCGAAAAAGATAAGATTATAAAAATAAAATAA
- a CDS encoding helix-turn-helix domain-containing protein, whose protein sequence is MTQEKRLLNTKEAAQYLNLAQQTLHNYRFNRKPPNYIKIGRRVLYEKIELDQFIESNRVNLNG, encoded by the coding sequence ATGACACAAGAAAAAAGACTTCTCAATACAAAAGAAGCAGCTCAATATCTTAATCTCGCACAACAAACTCTGCATAATTATAGATTCAATCGAAAACCACCAAATTATATTAAAATTGGTCGGCGGGTTCTATACGAAAAAATAGAATTGGATCAATTCATTGAGTCCAACCGTGTAAATCTTAACGGATAG
- a CDS encoding BRO-N domain-containing protein, with product MINTPSIFVNETFGQIRVIMQGGEPWFVAKDVCDVLGIRTDTIPVILDSDEYSNTNSIGVRISGTNRGMTIVSEPGLYGLIIKSRKPGANEFKRWITHEVIPSVRKYGFYGTDNFIENALVDPSNMITILERYRDERQQRRIAEQQRDCAVASKAWISRKREATAMNTASRLSKENTQLKEQIGDSKTWKQARSIPWLADFFNLDRTDYIQIGKRLTKESKSLGYEIREIPHSKYGTVKAYHKDVIEHFRHKLIEDLNLMKKYRKSTGRCK from the coding sequence ATGATAAACACACCCTCTATTTTTGTAAACGAAACCTTTGGTCAGATCAGGGTAATTATGCAGGGCGGAGAACCTTGGTTTGTGGCAAAGGATGTCTGTGACGTATTGGGAATCCGAACTGATACAATTCCTGTTATCCTGGATTCCGACGAATATTCTAATACCAATAGTATTGGGGTTAGGATTTCAGGAACAAACCGCGGCATGACAATCGTTTCTGAGCCCGGTCTATATGGTCTTATCATAAAATCCAGGAAACCGGGAGCCAATGAATTTAAACGATGGATCACTCATGAAGTTATTCCTTCAGTCCGGAAATATGGGTTTTATGGGACTGATAACTTCATTGAAAACGCCTTGGTTGATCCGTCCAACATGATCACAATCCTTGAAAGATATCGAGATGAAAGACAGCAACGCCGAATAGCAGAACAACAACGGGATTGTGCCGTTGCCTCAAAAGCTTGGATAAGCCGCAAACGTGAAGCTACAGCAATGAACACAGCGTCCAGACTCAGCAAGGAAAACACTCAACTAAAAGAGCAAATAGGAGATTCCAAGACCTGGAAACAGGCCCGGTCCATCCCTTGGCTGGCTGATTTTTTCAACCTGGATAGAACGGACTATATCCAAATTGGCAAACGCCTTACAAAAGAATCAAAGTCTTTGGGATATGAAATCCGGGAGATCCCACATTCAAAATATGGGACAGTCAAAGCCTACCATAAAGATGTCATTGAACATTTCCGGCATAAGCTGATTGAAGACCTAAATTTGATGAAGAAATACCGGAAATCCACGGGAAGGTGCAAATAA
- a CDS encoding CHC2 zinc finger domain-containing protein, translating into MIDHKEALRQHYTSFDGFYSHYFPQHKVLANGEWQVRCPFHDDGTPSMSVSPQTGLFKCHGCNAQGDFIKFYMMKTGKTFKEAVVSMCEEAGIKTVAPKQEKRRIEKTYDYLDANGEIVSQTVRFMPKSFSQRVPNGNGWDWSLKGIKTVIYNLPDVIKSNQVLILEGEKDCDTSKIYGYTATTCPMGAGKWRDDYSKYLYGKEVVLIPDNDGPGIKHMMDIGTKLRKYANVKWFQFPDNVKMHKGFDFTDFVNSFENEFECMKTLDELIRAARTFDPAKIIIPEPDTEESEKIKAWIMLSPGEFSIRDLDYDLNIKDPEQKIHRIKILEKFVAEKLLSREGKKRGYYRPYKSDLERMDFKFADDKFLDVWLPFKLHDLVGLLPGNIVIVAGEPNAGKTALLLNLIKANRKRFDVHYFNSEMGSGELKTRLSKFDDFPSSDWSFNAYHRDSDFEDVIFKGPKSLNIIDFLEVHDNFYLIGDKIKKIHEALDGGIAVIAVQRNKGAAFGLGGQRTMEKARLVINISPGIIQITKAKNFINPGINPNWMKVNFNLVNGCKFVMQGGGWYREEA; encoded by the coding sequence ATGATTGACCACAAAGAAGCTTTACGCCAGCATTATACGTCATTTGATGGGTTCTATTCCCATTATTTTCCGCAACATAAAGTACTGGCAAATGGTGAATGGCAAGTGCGCTGTCCATTTCATGACGACGGCACCCCGAGCATGTCAGTAAGCCCCCAGACTGGCCTTTTTAAATGCCATGGCTGCAACGCCCAGGGTGATTTTATAAAATTTTATATGATGAAAACTGGCAAAACTTTTAAAGAGGCCGTTGTTTCTATGTGTGAAGAAGCCGGAATAAAAACGGTAGCTCCCAAACAAGAAAAAAGGAGAATTGAAAAAACTTATGACTACCTTGACGCGAATGGCGAAATTGTATCTCAGACCGTCAGATTTATGCCAAAAAGCTTCAGTCAAAGGGTTCCGAATGGTAACGGCTGGGATTGGTCGCTAAAAGGCATTAAAACGGTGATTTATAACCTGCCGGATGTGATCAAGTCTAACCAGGTTCTTATTTTGGAGGGAGAAAAAGATTGCGATACCTCCAAGATCTATGGATATACAGCGACAACATGCCCCATGGGTGCTGGTAAGTGGCGGGATGATTACAGCAAATACCTTTACGGCAAAGAAGTTGTATTGATACCGGACAATGACGGCCCCGGCATCAAACACATGATGGATATCGGAACCAAACTCAGGAAATATGCCAATGTTAAATGGTTCCAGTTTCCGGATAATGTAAAAATGCACAAAGGGTTTGATTTCACGGACTTTGTAAACTCTTTTGAAAATGAATTCGAGTGTATGAAGACCCTGGATGAACTTATCCGGGCGGCAAGAACTTTTGACCCGGCAAAAATAATAATCCCGGAGCCGGACACCGAAGAGAGCGAAAAAATCAAAGCGTGGATCATGTTATCACCTGGGGAGTTTTCAATCCGGGATCTTGATTATGATCTGAACATCAAAGATCCGGAACAAAAAATACACAGGATAAAAATCCTTGAAAAATTTGTGGCTGAAAAGCTCCTGTCCAGGGAAGGAAAAAAACGGGGGTATTACCGGCCATATAAATCAGATCTTGAGAGGATGGATTTCAAGTTTGCTGATGACAAATTCCTTGATGTCTGGTTACCGTTTAAACTGCATGATCTTGTAGGACTGCTTCCCGGAAACATAGTGATTGTAGCAGGTGAACCAAACGCCGGAAAAACGGCTTTGCTTTTAAACCTTATCAAGGCCAACCGCAAAAGGTTTGATGTCCATTATTTCAATTCTGAAATGGGGTCCGGGGAATTAAAAACACGACTCAGTAAGTTTGATGATTTCCCCTCTTCCGACTGGAGCTTTAACGCTTATCACAGAGATTCAGATTTTGAAGATGTTATTTTCAAGGGTCCTAAAAGTCTGAACATCATTGATTTTCTTGAAGTACACGACAATTTTTATCTCATCGGAGATAAAATTAAAAAAATCCATGAAGCCCTGGATGGCGGGATTGCTGTTATTGCAGTCCAAAGAAACAAAGGGGCTGCTTTCGGCTTGGGCGGTCAGCGGACAATGGAAAAGGCCCGGTTGGTAATCAACATATCTCCGGGGATAATACAAATCACAAAAGCAAAGAATTTTATAAATCCAGGAATCAATCCAAACTGGATGAAAGTCAATTTTAATCTTGTGAATGGATGCAAGTTCGTCATGCAGGGCGGCGGCTGGTATCGAGAGGAAGCATAA
- a CDS encoding endonuclease domain-containing protein yields the protein MEFPVKTAPHIPKGSRRAWLGERSLPTCYKLDIANPELKIGVEIDGISHTGKRRKLDQKKNAHLKSLGWQVLRLSNKQVEADLAGCVRTVMSTI from the coding sequence ATGGAGTTTCCAGTCAAGACAGCCCCACATATACCAAAGGGTTCACGCCGGGCATGGTTGGGAGAACGCAGCCTTCCGACCTGTTACAAACTGGATATTGCAAATCCGGAACTCAAAATAGGTGTAGAGATAGACGGGATCAGCCATACAGGAAAAAGGCGAAAACTCGATCAAAAGAAAAATGCACATTTGAAAAGCTTAGGGTGGCAAGTGTTGAGATTATCGAACAAACAAGTGGAGGCGGATTTGGCGGGGTGTGTCCGGACGGTCATGTCTACAATATAG
- a CDS encoding helix-turn-helix domain-containing protein — translation MPKLKFNDRELLRLIDKEKLSQSAAAKKLGVTRQAVNLRLQQLRGKTTRAVVAKKVEECVDQKLDAVAQLQKINGYANELLDLCMAWGRGDDEALQILESQHQTRKVRIGDEEIEVTEFKFKDPRELALKAMAEIRGQMKLQLEIFQALYDLKAAEEFQQEILQAIGEVSPDVRTKIIHKLNEKRAIRSAVRFTESTVR, via the coding sequence ATGCCAAAATTAAAATTCAATGATCGTGAACTGTTACGGTTGATTGACAAAGAAAAATTAAGTCAATCAGCCGCAGCTAAAAAACTGGGCGTTACCCGGCAGGCAGTAAACCTACGTCTGCAGCAACTGCGGGGTAAAACTACCCGAGCAGTTGTTGCTAAAAAGGTTGAAGAATGCGTGGACCAGAAACTTGATGCCGTGGCCCAATTGCAGAAGATAAACGGCTATGCAAATGAACTTTTGGACCTGTGCATGGCTTGGGGGAGGGGTGATGATGAGGCCCTTCAAATTCTGGAATCCCAGCACCAAACCCGGAAGGTTCGTATCGGGGATGAAGAGATTGAGGTCACAGAGTTTAAATTCAAAGACCCTCGGGAATTGGCCCTGAAAGCCATGGCCGAAATCCGGGGACAAATGAAGCTGCAGCTTGAAATATTCCAGGCGCTTTATGATCTGAAGGCAGCGGAAGAATTTCAACAGGAAATATTACAGGCAATCGGAGAGGTTTCACCAGATGTTAGAACAAAGATCATTCATAAACTCAACGAAAAACGCGCTATTCGATCAGCTGTTAGATTCACTGAATCAACAGTTCGATAA
- a CDS encoding integration host factor subunit alpha yields MALTKTELTERLAERTMLDNKAAHEALENILEIMKVTLESGEDVMISGFGKFCVNEKKARKGRNPATGSSMTLPKRRVVTFKCAGKLRDRINGAEQC; encoded by the coding sequence ATGGCACTAACCAAAACAGAATTGACTGAACGGCTTGCAGAAAGAACAATGCTGGACAACAAGGCAGCGCATGAAGCATTGGAAAATATCCTGGAAATCATGAAAGTCACTCTTGAATCCGGGGAAGATGTCATGATAAGCGGTTTTGGTAAATTCTGTGTCAATGAAAAGAAAGCCCGGAAAGGCCGTAACCCTGCCACGGGCAGCAGTATGACATTGCCGAAGCGTCGGGTGGTTACTTTTAAGTGTGCCGGGAAGCTGCGGGACCGGATCAATGGAGCGGAACAATGCTGA
- a CDS encoding AcrVA2 family anti-CRISPR protein, translating into MLIPEQLNKTYMTAYPNAADQALMFREMKTTGEQTWPDWCYLPVAAASAIVVDEIEKRGVDMAQAASDIGNLAAILAWMPTKSVYRFDPDLLKSLWDVTLDKDIPVDVLFNLPSWCCYIDLEGFAPADRMKLHGFFVYLESDANSGGREIRLTFARPGDDGSGIMTLPFHIDDQTKIGDMLQSTLDFSNPYLPNELKDLKNFQVDQADAAELYSSYFSLVLYLCSADRDIIQTSKVRKVKKSKNPKKKKRQLPVEYRVGSAIGGAIRRARGSSQGTGEGTKKSPHIRKAHYHTYWTGKGRKKPVVKFIAPVPVNIGDEPVVPIVRRVK; encoded by the coding sequence ATGCTGATACCGGAACAACTCAATAAAACCTATATGACAGCATACCCTAATGCGGCGGATCAGGCTCTAATGTTCCGGGAAATGAAAACCACCGGTGAGCAGACATGGCCAGATTGGTGTTACCTGCCGGTTGCGGCTGCTTCTGCCATTGTGGTTGATGAAATTGAAAAGCGTGGCGTTGATATGGCCCAAGCTGCTTCGGATATCGGAAATCTTGCGGCAATACTGGCATGGATGCCGACAAAAAGCGTATATCGGTTTGATCCGGATCTCCTAAAAAGTCTTTGGGATGTCACCCTTGATAAAGATATTCCGGTTGATGTCCTCTTCAATCTGCCGTCATGGTGCTGTTATATTGATCTTGAGGGATTTGCACCAGCAGACCGGATGAAACTACACGGCTTCTTTGTGTACCTGGAGAGTGATGCCAATTCAGGAGGCCGGGAGATTAGACTCACGTTTGCCCGCCCTGGGGATGACGGTTCGGGGATTATGACACTACCATTTCACATTGATGACCAAACCAAAATAGGTGACATGCTTCAAAGCACACTTGATTTTTCAAATCCGTACCTGCCCAATGAACTCAAGGACCTTAAAAATTTTCAAGTTGACCAGGCTGATGCTGCCGAATTGTATAGTTCGTATTTTTCACTTGTGCTGTATTTATGTTCAGCCGACAGGGATATTATCCAGACATCAAAAGTCAGAAAGGTTAAGAAGTCTAAAAATCCGAAGAAAAAAAAGCGCCAGTTGCCTGTGGAGTATAGAGTCGGATCTGCAATCGGCGGAGCAATCAGGAGAGCAAGAGGCAGCAGCCAGGGTACCGGAGAAGGTACCAAGAAATCACCTCATATCCGCAAGGCACATTACCACACATACTGGACCGGAAAGGGCCGGAAAAAGCCCGTGGTCAAATTCATTGCGCCGGTTCCTGTCAACATTGGGGATGAACCTGTGGTGCCTATTGTGCGGCGGGTTAAATGA
- a CDS encoding IS91 family transposase, protein MSAVQKIFQMYGPKYLTLYGDRMPKSHKKTIRDISACRKGSFGTMVYECDDCRNLHFIHFCCGNRHCPNCQQSKADQWLDQQMKKLLPTYYFLLTITLPQGLRDVVRSHQKLSYGALFSCTNEALKKLAQDTRFIGSDRIGYLAALHTWGGMLQYHPHLHIIIPGGALSDNDQWLSSRQDLFVHTKPLAVIFKAKFKDAIKKAGLLDKIDSAVWKQQWVIDSQAVGQGQNSLRYLSKYVFRVAISNNRIKSIENGVIKFLYKDREKKKWKTMALDAMEFIRRFLQHVLPKGFMKIRHYGFLNPNSALSIEKIRELISFIHDIIALFIKIPELEIPGIKCSHCGHDLKFIFFAKPEPRGRPG, encoded by the coding sequence ATGAGTGCTGTTCAAAAAATCTTCCAAATGTATGGGCCGAAATATCTGACACTTTATGGAGATCGAATGCCGAAGTCTCATAAAAAAACCATACGGGATATCAGTGCCTGCAGAAAGGGTTCCTTTGGAACAATGGTGTATGAATGTGATGACTGCCGTAATCTGCATTTTATTCACTTCTGCTGCGGCAATCGTCATTGTCCCAACTGTCAGCAGAGTAAAGCGGACCAATGGCTGGATCAGCAGATGAAAAAGCTGCTACCGACCTATTATTTCCTGTTAACCATTACACTTCCCCAGGGCCTGCGGGATGTTGTAAGGTCTCATCAAAAATTATCTTATGGTGCCCTGTTTTCATGCACCAATGAAGCCCTGAAAAAACTGGCACAAGATACACGGTTTATCGGATCTGATCGAATCGGATATCTGGCAGCCCTCCACACATGGGGCGGCATGCTTCAGTATCATCCACATTTGCATATAATAATTCCCGGAGGTGCTTTATCTGATAATGACCAATGGCTTTCTTCCAGACAGGATCTGTTTGTTCACACAAAACCTCTGGCGGTCATTTTTAAAGCCAAATTCAAAGATGCCATAAAAAAAGCCGGGCTGCTCGATAAAATTGATTCCGCAGTATGGAAACAGCAATGGGTGATTGACAGCCAGGCCGTGGGGCAGGGACAAAATTCCCTGCGCTATCTTTCAAAATATGTGTTCCGGGTTGCCATCTCCAATAATCGTATTAAAAGCATTGAAAATGGCGTCATCAAATTTTTGTATAAAGACCGTGAAAAAAAGAAGTGGAAAACTATGGCATTGGATGCCATGGAGTTTATCCGACGGTTCTTGCAGCATGTTCTTCCCAAAGGGTTTATGAAAATTAGACATTATGGATTTCTCAATCCCAACAGCGCATTGTCCATAGAAAAAATCCGTGAACTCATCTCATTCATCCATGACATTATTGCTCTTTTTATTAAAATCCCGGAACTTGAAATACCGGGTATTAAATGCAGCCATTGCGGGCATGATTTGAAATTTATTTTCTTTGCAAAGCCGGAACCAAGAGGCAGGCCCGGATAA